A genome region from Crossiella equi includes the following:
- a CDS encoding putative bifunctional diguanylate cyclase/phosphodiesterase, whose protein sequence is MDPSREAHPAPPEDWRRRRGTLARKWAYVLAGVGYVPLPHSEFEAELARTLDALCAEVHDGDRAHPPGRTSPVEAAGTRLVELNCADGQALTATMDILGKGLLALPEFRPAETFAERVVGVLGALAASMVVAAQRATLAQQEAMRLSLLKAVRDAKWNLRAARARFEEVATSSASGILVTDLDGRLVTVNAAVGVMLGHAPDELTGRELFELVHPDCAPVLREDYRSVLAGKAERIKQSQRLLHADGEPVPVSLTASLLRGAGEAPSHFVTVVEDGTELVLLQNELNRQALHDVLTGLPNRQCFSTRMETALRKADPELGVTLMRLELDAFTVVRDGLGARAAEQLLVTVTQRLKSALAGEKALLARFGGAEFAVLVENGPDTPDPVRLVHALRRELAEPTCVDGHGLALSVSVGVVNRPARDREAAELLRESHQALRRAKANGHGQWELSHPEQNRLDRKTDALAAVMPGAFERGDVQARYRPLVRLADGAVHGVEVQLGWAPPEVGALSDQCCRRLAETTGLMLPLGEHLLRTACQQVGWWRQRLDRDLRLLISLSPHQAADTDLLTRVVGVLAETRFPAERLLVEVPTPGLAADLGETRDNLRALADLGVRPVINDCGLGGGALAAVADLPVHGVRLDCGLLDGAAPDSPVVDLLRELPGLAHRAGAEVIVDGLTTAARARFWLAAGAELALGDHCGAPCRPDELAATFGEPAWRLP, encoded by the coding sequence GTGGACCCGAGCCGTGAGGCACACCCGGCGCCGCCGGAGGACTGGCGCCGGCGGCGCGGCACGCTCGCGCGCAAGTGGGCCTACGTGCTGGCCGGGGTCGGCTACGTGCCGCTGCCGCACTCCGAGTTTGAGGCCGAGCTGGCCAGGACGCTGGACGCGCTGTGCGCCGAGGTCCACGACGGGGACCGGGCGCACCCGCCGGGCCGCACCAGCCCCGTCGAGGCCGCGGGCACCCGGTTGGTCGAGCTGAACTGCGCGGACGGGCAGGCACTCACCGCCACCATGGACATCCTGGGCAAGGGCCTGCTGGCGCTGCCGGAGTTCCGGCCCGCCGAGACCTTCGCCGAACGCGTGGTGGGCGTGCTCGGCGCACTGGCCGCGAGCATGGTGGTGGCCGCGCAGAGGGCCACCCTGGCCCAGCAGGAGGCCATGAGGCTGTCCCTGCTCAAGGCCGTGCGCGACGCCAAGTGGAACCTGCGGGCCGCGCGGGCGCGGTTCGAGGAGGTGGCCACGTCCTCGGCCAGCGGCATCCTGGTCACCGACCTGGACGGCAGGCTGGTCACGGTGAACGCCGCGGTCGGCGTGATGCTGGGCCACGCCCCGGACGAGCTGACCGGGCGCGAGCTGTTCGAGCTGGTCCACCCCGACTGCGCGCCGGTGCTGCGCGAGGACTACCGCTCGGTGCTGGCGGGCAAGGCCGAGCGGATCAAGCAGTCCCAGCGGCTGCTGCACGCCGACGGTGAGCCGGTGCCGGTGTCGCTGACCGCCTCGCTGCTGCGCGGTGCGGGCGAGGCGCCCAGCCACTTCGTCACCGTGGTCGAGGACGGCACCGAGCTGGTGCTGCTGCAGAACGAGCTCAACCGGCAGGCCCTGCACGACGTGCTCACCGGCCTGCCCAACCGCCAGTGCTTCAGCACGCGGATGGAGACCGCGCTGCGCAAGGCGGACCCGGAGCTGGGCGTGACGCTGATGCGGCTGGAGCTGGACGCCTTCACGGTGGTGCGCGACGGCCTCGGCGCACGGGCGGCCGAGCAGCTGCTGGTCACCGTGACACAGCGGCTGAAGTCCGCGCTGGCCGGGGAGAAGGCCCTCCTCGCGCGATTCGGCGGGGCGGAGTTCGCGGTGCTGGTGGAGAACGGGCCGGACACCCCGGACCCGGTGCGCCTGGTGCACGCGCTGCGCCGCGAGCTGGCCGAGCCGACCTGCGTGGACGGGCACGGGCTGGCCCTGTCGGTCAGCGTCGGCGTGGTCAACCGGCCCGCTCGGGACCGCGAGGCCGCCGAGCTGCTGCGCGAGTCCCACCAGGCGCTGCGCCGGGCCAAGGCCAACGGGCACGGGCAGTGGGAGCTGTCCCACCCCGAGCAGAACCGCCTGGACCGCAAGACCGACGCGCTGGCCGCGGTCATGCCGGGCGCCTTCGAGCGCGGGGACGTGCAGGCCCGCTACCGCCCGCTGGTGCGGCTGGCCGACGGCGCGGTGCACGGCGTGGAGGTGCAGCTGGGCTGGGCGCCGCCCGAGGTGGGCGCGCTGTCCGACCAGTGCTGCCGCCGCCTGGCCGAGACCACCGGGCTGATGCTGCCGCTGGGCGAGCACCTGCTGCGCACGGCGTGCCAGCAGGTGGGCTGGTGGCGGCAGCGGCTGGACCGCGACCTGCGGCTGCTCATCAGCCTGAGCCCGCACCAGGCCGCGGACACCGACCTGCTCACCCGGGTGGTGGGGGTGCTGGCGGAGACGCGGTTCCCGGCCGAGCGGCTGCTGGTGGAGGTGCCCACGCCGGGCCTGGCCGCCGACCTGGGCGAGACCAGGGACAACCTGCGGGCGCTGGCCGACCTGGGTGTGCGGCCGGTGATCAACGACTGCGGGCTGGGCGGTGGCGCGCTGGCCGCGGTGGCCGACCTGCCGGTGCACGGCGTGCGGCTGGACTGCGGGCTGCTCGACGGCGCCGCACCGGACTCCCCGGTGGTCGACCTGCTGCGGGAGCTGCCGGGCCTGGCGCACCGGGCGGGCGCGGAGGTCATCGTGGACGGGCTGACCACCGCCGCGCGGGCCCGGTTCTGGCTGGCCGCCGGGGCGGAGCTGGCGCTGGGCGACCACTGCGGGGCGCCCTGCCGCCCGGACGAGCTGGCCGCCACGTTCGGCGAGCCCGCCTGGCGGTTGCCCTAG
- a CDS encoding EAL domain-containing protein produces the protein MPEPSRQPNPAPLPDHRERRTLARKWAYQLAESNYVPLPHARFEEELAGLLDELCAAVLAERPEAAETAGARLVELSCTDETALPRTMDVLARGLCALPELGPLGQRAEAVVRVLGALAAGYVTAARRALLDQQQSMQASLLKAVRDAKYNLRTAQARFDEVAVSSASGILITELDGTVVRANGALAATLGLSVDEVPGRNLFDLVPPDHAPVLREDYRALLDGRIERVKQSQRLLHADGEPVPVSLTASLLRGAGEEPGHFVTVVEDGTELVLLQNELSRQALHDVLTGLPNRQYFGTRLESALRRADPAHGVTLLQLELDAYPVIRDGLGERVSGQLLVLVAQRLKQALAGERAVVARFDGAEFAVLVERGESTPAPAELVRALRRELAEPAYVDGHGLATSVSVGVLHHPAPDRLAADLLRDVHRALRRAKASGPGQCELSHPGQTREDRAQDALAATMPGAFASGEVEVRYRPLRRLRDGHLEGVQALLSWPHPVAGPIGDIRCRELAETTGLMLTLGEHLLRTACQRAAWWRRRHAPDLLLSVAVSPHQAADSDLVGRVLTVLAETSYPAEGLLLSVPADALAEDLGETRDNLATLADIGVRTAVHGFGLGAADLASAEDLPLHAVALSPHLAARAKPGDSPVTAALRALPGLLHRTGARLLVPDLDAEEDVAFWRAAGADLAAGDLLGGPVTAEELTSALGDRD, from the coding sequence ATGCCCGAGCCCAGTCGCCAGCCGAATCCCGCACCGCTCCCGGATCACCGCGAGCGGCGCACGCTGGCGCGCAAATGGGCGTACCAGCTGGCCGAGTCGAACTACGTGCCGCTGCCGCACGCGCGGTTCGAGGAGGAGCTCGCCGGGCTGCTGGACGAGCTGTGCGCGGCCGTGCTGGCCGAGCGGCCCGAGGCCGCCGAGACCGCGGGCGCGCGGCTGGTCGAGCTGAGCTGCACCGACGAGACGGCGCTGCCCCGGACCATGGACGTGCTGGCGCGCGGCCTGTGCGCGCTGCCCGAGCTGGGCCCGCTCGGCCAGCGGGCCGAGGCGGTGGTGCGGGTGCTGGGCGCGCTGGCCGCCGGGTACGTCACCGCGGCCCGCCGGGCGCTGCTGGACCAGCAGCAGAGCATGCAGGCCTCGCTGCTCAAGGCGGTGCGCGACGCCAAGTACAACCTGCGCACGGCGCAGGCCCGTTTCGACGAGGTCGCGGTGTCCTCGGCCAGCGGAATCCTGATCACCGAGCTGGACGGCACGGTGGTGCGGGCCAACGGCGCGCTGGCGGCCACGCTGGGCCTGTCCGTCGACGAGGTGCCCGGCCGCAACCTGTTCGACCTGGTGCCGCCGGACCACGCGCCGGTGCTGCGCGAGGACTACCGGGCGCTGCTGGACGGGCGGATCGAGCGGGTCAAGCAGTCCCAGCGGCTGCTGCACGCCGACGGTGAGCCGGTGCCGGTGTCGCTGACCGCCTCGCTGCTGCGCGGTGCGGGCGAGGAGCCCGGCCACTTCGTCACCGTGGTCGAGGACGGCACCGAGCTGGTGCTGCTGCAGAACGAGCTGAGCCGCCAGGCGCTGCACGACGTGCTCACCGGGCTGCCCAACCGCCAGTACTTCGGCACCCGGCTGGAGAGCGCGCTGCGCCGCGCGGACCCGGCGCACGGGGTCACGCTGTTGCAGCTGGAGCTCGACGCGTACCCGGTGATCCGGGACGGGCTGGGCGAGCGCGTGAGCGGGCAGCTGCTGGTGCTGGTGGCACAGCGGCTCAAGCAGGCCCTGGCCGGGGAGCGGGCGGTGGTGGCGCGCTTCGACGGCGCCGAGTTCGCGGTGCTGGTGGAGCGCGGGGAGTCCACCCCGGCGCCGGCCGAGCTGGTGCGGGCGCTGCGCCGGGAGCTGGCCGAACCGGCGTACGTGGACGGGCACGGGCTGGCCACCTCGGTGAGCGTGGGCGTGCTGCACCACCCGGCACCGGACCGGCTCGCCGCCGACCTGCTGCGCGACGTGCACCGGGCGCTGCGGCGGGCCAAGGCCAGCGGTCCGGGCCAGTGCGAGCTGTCCCATCCGGGCCAGACCCGCGAGGACCGCGCCCAGGACGCGCTGGCCGCCACGATGCCGGGCGCCTTCGCCTCGGGCGAGGTCGAGGTCCGCTACCGCCCGCTGCGCCGCCTGCGGGACGGCCACCTCGAAGGCGTGCAGGCCCTGCTGTCCTGGCCGCACCCGGTGGCGGGCCCGATCGGGGACATCCGCTGCCGCGAGCTGGCCGAGACCACCGGCCTGATGCTGACGCTGGGCGAGCACCTGCTGCGCACCGCGTGCCAGCGGGCGGCCTGGTGGCGTCGTCGGCACGCCCCGGACCTGCTGCTCTCGGTCGCGGTCAGCCCGCACCAGGCGGCGGACTCGGACCTGGTGGGCCGGGTCCTGACGGTGCTGGCCGAGACCTCGTACCCGGCCGAGGGGCTGCTGCTGTCGGTCCCGGCCGACGCGCTGGCCGAAGACCTGGGTGAGACCCGGGACAACCTGGCCACACTCGCCGACATCGGCGTGCGCACCGCGGTGCACGGGTTCGGCCTGGGCGCCGCCGACCTGGCCTCGGCCGAGGACCTGCCGCTGCACGCGGTGGCGCTGTCCCCGCACCTGGCGGCCCGCGCCAAACCCGGGGACTCACCGGTGACGGCGGCCTTGCGCGCCCTGCCGGGCCTGCTGCACCGCACCGGCGCACGCCTGCTCGTCCCGGACCTGGACGCCGAGGAGGACGTGGCGTTCTGGCGCGCGGCGGGCGCGGACCTGGCCGCGGGCGACCTGCTGGGCGGCCCGGTCACCGCGGAGGAGCTGACCTCGGCGCTGGGCGACCGGGACTGA
- the gltB gene encoding glutamate synthase large subunit, with the protein MIFSAIPARQGLYDPADERDACGVAMVADIQGRRSHGIVVDALTALANLEHRGAAGAEPTSGDGAGILLQLPDQLLRAEFAGLPTPDADGRHTYAAGIAFLPSDTEQRAKAVELVERIAEEEQLRVLGWREVPVSPEAAGVGPTALSCMPHFTMLVVTSACGEKGGVDLDRLAFCLRKRAEHESEQAGFGVYFPSLSSRTLVYKGMLTTEQLPQFFLDLTDERLESAIALVHSRFSTNTFPSWPLAHPFRFVAHNGEINTIRGNRNRMRAREALLESNLIPGDLSRLYPICAGDGSDSASFDEVLELLHLGGRSLPHAVLMMVPEAWENHATMDPARRAFYQFHASLMEPWDGPACVTFTDGTLVGAVLDRNGLRPARWWQTADGRVVLASETGVLDVAPDQVVAKGRLQPGRMFLVDTRTGRIVDDNEIKSALAAKQPYDEWLHAGLLDLADLPDREHVVQSHESVVRRQLTFGYTEEELRVLLTPMAVSAMEPLGSMGSDTPIAALSQRSRMLYDYFAQHFAQVTNPPLDAIREEIVTSVARVMGPERNLLDPGPSSCRHIQLPYPVIDNDELAKLIHVNDDGDLPGFACAVLSGLYEVDGGGDALREAVERVRREASEAIANGARTLVLSDRDSDHRMAPIPSLLLVSAVHHHLVRTKERLRVALVVESGDAREVHHIALLLGYGAAAVNPYLAFETIEDMVSRGAVTGIEARKAVRNYVTALVKGVLKVMSKMGISTVGAYTAAQVFEAVGLATDVVDEYFVGTASKLGGVGLDVLAEEVAQRHALAYPDNPADRAHRGLPVGGEYFYRREGELHLFNPETVFLLQHATKTRQYDVYRRYTAECDRLAAEGGALRGLFKLKNERKPVPIEEVEPASAIVKRFNTGAMSYGSISSEAHETLAVAMNRLGGRSNSGEGGEDPERLYDPERRSAVKQVASGRFGVTSEYLVNSTDIQIKMAQGAKPGEGGQLPGYKVYPWIARTRHSTPGVSLISPPPHHDIYSIEDLAQLIHDLKNANEQARVHVKLVSEVGIGTVAAGVAKAHADVILVSGHDGGTGASPLTSLKHCGTPWEIGLAEAQQTLVLNGLRDRITLQVDGAMKTGRDVVISALLGAEEYGFATAPLIVAGCVMMRVCHLDTCPVGVATQNPELRKRYTGKPEFVENFFYFVAEEVREHLAALGFRSLDEAVGHAELLDVDEGVAHWKSNGLDLKPIFELVEGPQGSAKRRVRDQDHGLDKALDRTLIQLAEAALEDAHPVRLELPVRNVNRTVGTLLGSEVTRRFGGAGLPDGTIHVRLNGSAGQSLGAFLPQGVTIEMVGDTNDYVGKGLSGGRIVVRPHEDAVFRAENQVIAGNVIGYGATNGEIFLRGQVGERFCVRNSGATAVAEGAGDHAFEYMTGGRAVVLGPTGRNVAAGMSGGIAYVLDLDPVKVNGAMVELQRPNAEDLRWLKETVEKHHQLTGSTVAASLLGDWPRRSAAFTKVMPSDYQRVLEAVRIARAEGRDVDEAIMEASRG; encoded by the coding sequence GTGATCTTCTCCGCCATCCCCGCCCGACAGGGCTTGTACGACCCGGCTGACGAACGGGATGCCTGCGGTGTCGCCATGGTCGCCGACATCCAGGGCCGCCGTTCGCACGGCATCGTGGTCGACGCCCTCACGGCACTGGCGAACCTCGAACACCGGGGTGCCGCGGGTGCTGAGCCCACGAGCGGGGACGGGGCGGGCATCCTGCTCCAGCTACCCGACCAGCTGCTGCGCGCGGAGTTCGCGGGCCTGCCGACGCCGGACGCGGACGGCCGCCACACCTACGCGGCGGGCATCGCCTTCCTGCCCTCGGACACCGAGCAGCGCGCCAAGGCGGTCGAGCTCGTCGAGCGCATCGCCGAGGAGGAGCAGCTGCGGGTGCTCGGCTGGCGCGAGGTCCCGGTCAGCCCGGAGGCGGCGGGCGTGGGCCCGACCGCGCTGTCCTGCATGCCGCACTTCACGATGCTCGTGGTCACCTCGGCCTGCGGGGAGAAGGGCGGCGTCGACCTCGACCGCCTCGCCTTCTGCCTGCGCAAGCGCGCCGAGCACGAGAGCGAGCAGGCCGGTTTCGGTGTCTACTTCCCGTCGCTGTCCAGCCGCACGCTGGTCTACAAGGGCATGCTCACCACCGAGCAGCTGCCGCAGTTCTTCCTCGACCTCACCGACGAGCGGCTGGAAAGCGCCATCGCGCTGGTGCACAGCCGGTTCTCCACCAACACCTTCCCGTCCTGGCCGCTGGCGCACCCGTTCCGGTTCGTCGCCCACAACGGGGAGATCAACACCATCCGCGGCAACCGCAACCGCATGCGGGCCCGTGAGGCGCTGCTGGAGAGCAACCTCATCCCCGGCGACCTGAGCCGCCTCTACCCGATCTGCGCGGGCGACGGCTCCGACTCCGCCTCCTTCGACGAGGTCCTCGAACTGCTGCACCTGGGCGGGCGCAGCCTGCCGCACGCGGTGCTCATGATGGTCCCGGAGGCCTGGGAGAACCACGCCACCATGGACCCGGCGCGGCGTGCCTTCTACCAGTTCCACGCGAGCCTGATGGAGCCGTGGGACGGCCCGGCCTGCGTCACCTTCACCGACGGCACCCTGGTCGGCGCGGTGCTGGACCGCAACGGCCTGCGCCCGGCCCGCTGGTGGCAGACCGCCGACGGACGGGTTGTGCTGGCCTCGGAGACCGGTGTGCTGGACGTGGCCCCGGACCAGGTCGTGGCCAAGGGCCGCCTGCAGCCCGGCCGCATGTTCCTGGTCGACACCCGCACCGGCCGCATCGTCGACGACAACGAGATCAAGTCGGCGCTGGCCGCCAAGCAGCCCTACGACGAGTGGCTGCACGCCGGTCTGCTCGACCTGGCCGACCTGCCCGACCGCGAGCACGTGGTGCAGAGCCACGAGTCCGTGGTGCGCCGCCAGCTCACCTTCGGCTACACCGAGGAGGAGCTGCGCGTGCTGCTGACCCCGATGGCGGTCAGCGCGATGGAGCCGCTGGGCTCGATGGGCTCGGACACGCCGATCGCGGCCCTGTCCCAGCGCTCCCGCATGCTCTACGACTACTTCGCCCAGCACTTCGCGCAGGTCACCAACCCGCCGCTGGACGCCATCCGCGAGGAGATCGTCACCTCGGTGGCGCGCGTGATGGGCCCCGAGCGCAACCTGCTCGACCCCGGCCCCTCCTCCTGCCGCCACATCCAGCTGCCGTACCCGGTCATCGACAACGACGAGCTGGCCAAGCTCATCCACGTCAACGACGACGGCGACCTCCCCGGCTTCGCCTGCGCTGTCCTGAGTGGACTGTATGAAGTGGACGGTGGCGGGGACGCGCTGCGCGAGGCTGTCGAGCGCGTGCGGCGCGAGGCCTCGGAGGCCATCGCCAACGGCGCCCGCACCCTGGTGCTCTCCGACCGCGACTCCGACCACCGGATGGCGCCCATCCCGTCGCTGCTGCTGGTCTCCGCGGTGCACCATCACCTGGTGCGCACCAAGGAGCGCCTGCGCGTGGCGCTGGTGGTGGAGTCCGGCGACGCCCGCGAGGTGCACCACATCGCGCTGCTGCTCGGCTACGGCGCGGCCGCGGTCAACCCGTACCTGGCCTTCGAGACCATCGAGGATATGGTCAGCCGCGGGGCCGTCACGGGCATCGAGGCCCGCAAGGCCGTGCGCAACTACGTCACCGCGCTGGTCAAGGGCGTGCTGAAGGTGATGTCCAAGATGGGCATCTCCACCGTCGGCGCCTACACCGCCGCGCAGGTCTTCGAGGCCGTCGGCCTGGCCACCGACGTGGTGGACGAGTACTTCGTGGGCACCGCCTCCAAGCTCGGCGGCGTCGGCCTGGACGTGCTCGCCGAGGAGGTCGCGCAGCGGCACGCGCTGGCCTACCCGGACAACCCGGCCGACCGCGCGCACCGCGGCCTGCCCGTGGGCGGCGAGTACTTCTACCGCCGCGAGGGCGAGCTGCACCTGTTCAACCCGGAGACGGTGTTCCTGCTCCAGCACGCCACCAAGACCCGGCAGTACGACGTCTACCGCCGCTACACCGCCGAGTGCGACCGCCTGGCCGCCGAGGGTGGCGCGCTGCGCGGGCTGTTCAAGCTCAAGAACGAGCGCAAGCCGGTGCCGATCGAGGAGGTCGAGCCCGCCTCCGCGATCGTCAAGCGCTTCAACACCGGCGCCATGTCCTACGGCTCCATCTCCTCCGAGGCGCACGAGACCCTCGCGGTCGCGATGAACCGCCTCGGCGGCCGGTCCAACTCCGGTGAGGGCGGCGAGGACCCGGAGCGCCTGTACGACCCGGAGCGGCGCTCCGCGGTGAAGCAGGTCGCCTCCGGCCGGTTCGGCGTCACCAGCGAGTACCTGGTCAACAGCACCGACATCCAGATCAAGATGGCCCAGGGCGCCAAGCCCGGTGAGGGCGGCCAGCTGCCCGGCTACAAGGTCTACCCGTGGATCGCGCGCACCCGGCACTCCACGCCCGGTGTCTCGCTGATCTCGCCGCCGCCGCACCACGACATCTACTCCATCGAGGACCTGGCGCAGCTCATCCACGACCTGAAGAACGCCAACGAGCAGGCGCGCGTGCACGTCAAGCTCGTCAGCGAGGTCGGGATCGGCACCGTCGCGGCCGGGGTGGCCAAGGCGCACGCGGACGTCATCCTGGTCTCCGGCCACGACGGCGGTACCGGCGCCTCCCCGCTCACCTCGCTCAAGCACTGCGGCACCCCGTGGGAGATCGGCCTGGCCGAGGCCCAGCAGACGCTGGTGCTCAACGGCCTGCGCGACCGCATCACCCTCCAGGTCGACGGCGCCATGAAGACCGGGCGGGACGTGGTGATCTCCGCGCTGCTCGGGGCCGAGGAGTACGGCTTCGCCACCGCGCCGCTGATCGTCGCGGGCTGCGTGATGATGCGGGTCTGCCACCTGGACACCTGCCCGGTGGGCGTGGCCACGCAGAACCCGGAGCTGCGCAAGCGGTACACCGGCAAGCCGGAGTTCGTGGAGAACTTCTTCTACTTCGTGGCCGAGGAGGTGCGCGAGCACCTGGCCGCGCTGGGCTTCCGCAGCCTGGACGAGGCCGTCGGGCACGCCGAGCTCCTCGACGTGGACGAGGGCGTCGCGCACTGGAAGTCCAACGGCCTGGACCTCAAGCCGATCTTCGAGCTGGTCGAGGGGCCGCAGGGCAGCGCCAAGCGCCGCGTCCGCGACCAGGACCACGGCCTGGACAAGGCCCTGGACCGCACGCTGATCCAGCTCGCCGAGGCGGCCCTGGAGGACGCGCACCCGGTCCGCCTGGAGCTGCCGGTGCGCAACGTCAACCGCACCGTCGGCACGCTGCTGGGCTCGGAGGTCACCCGCCGCTTCGGCGGGGCCGGGCTGCCCGACGGCACCATCCACGTGCGCCTCAACGGCTCGGCCGGGCAGTCGCTCGGCGCGTTCCTGCCGCAGGGCGTGACCATCGAGATGGTCGGCGACACCAACGACTACGTCGGCAAGGGCCTGTCCGGTGGCCGGATCGTGGTCCGCCCGCACGAGGACGCCGTCTTCCGCGCCGAGAACCAGGTGATCGCGGGCAACGTGATCGGCTACGGCGCCACCAACGGCGAGATCTTCCTGCGCGGGCAGGTCGGCGAGCGGTTCTGCGTGCGCAACTCCGGCGCCACCGCCGTCGCCGAGGGCGCGGGCGACCACGCCTTCGAGTACATGACCGGTGGCCGGGCCGTGGTGCTCGGGCCGACCGGCCGCAACGTCGCCGCCGGGATGTCCGGTGGCATCGCCTACGTGCTCGACCTCGACCCGGTCAAGGTCAACGGCGCGATGGTGGAGCTCCAGCGGCCGAACGCGGAAGACCTCCGCTGGCTGAAGGAGACCGTGGAGAAGCACCACCAGCTCACCGGATCCACGGTGGCGGCCTCGCTGTTGGGCGACTGGCCGCGCCGGTCGGCGGCGTTCACCAAGGTGATGCCGAGCGACTACCAGCGAGTCCTCGAAGCGGTGCGGATCGCGCGCGCCGAGGGCCGGGACGTGGACGAGGCGATCATGGAGGCTTCCCGTGGCTGA
- a CDS encoding glutamate synthase subunit beta translates to MADPNGFLKHARTEPSKRPAGERIADWREVYADLPQAEREGQVRTQATRCMDCGIPFCHSGSAGCPLGNLIPEWNDLVRRGDWAQAGDRLHATNNFPEFTGRLCPAPCEAACVLAISPLSGGAVAIKRVEQAIADQVWDAGTVHPNQPAVHTGKKVAVVGSGPAGLAAAQQLTRAGHEVTVYERDDRLGGLLRYGIPEFKMEKKVLDRRLAQLRAEGTRFVTNTEVGVDLTVEQLRAEFDAVVLAVGALRGRDAADIPGRHLAGVHLAMEHLVPANKFCEGDGPTTIDAAGKHVVIIGGGDTAADCLGTAHRQGAAGVLQLDQYPMPPSVRDDERSPWPVWPVILHTYPAHDEGGERKFAVAVEEFVDNGEGQVRAVRLRKVRVEKTPDGRRSVIPVSDEVEELPCDLALLAIGFEGVEHMPLLPGLGIELNKRGTISCGTDWQTDAPGVFVCGDAHRGASLVVWAIAEGRSAAHAVDTYLTGASSLPSPVRPNAIPLAVR, encoded by the coding sequence GTGGCTGACCCGAACGGTTTCCTGAAGCACGCCCGCACCGAGCCGTCCAAGCGCCCGGCGGGGGAGCGGATCGCCGACTGGCGCGAGGTCTACGCCGACCTGCCCCAGGCCGAGCGCGAGGGGCAGGTGCGCACGCAGGCCACGCGGTGCATGGACTGCGGCATCCCCTTCTGCCACAGCGGTTCCGCGGGCTGCCCGCTGGGCAACCTGATCCCGGAGTGGAACGACCTGGTGCGCCGGGGCGACTGGGCGCAGGCCGGTGACCGGCTGCACGCGACCAACAACTTCCCCGAGTTCACCGGCCGCCTGTGCCCGGCGCCCTGCGAGGCGGCGTGCGTGCTGGCCATCTCGCCGCTCTCCGGCGGGGCGGTGGCGATCAAGCGGGTGGAGCAGGCCATCGCGGACCAGGTGTGGGACGCGGGCACCGTGCACCCCAACCAGCCCGCCGTGCACACCGGCAAGAAGGTCGCCGTGGTCGGCTCCGGCCCGGCGGGCCTGGCGGCCGCGCAGCAGCTGACGCGGGCCGGGCACGAGGTCACGGTGTACGAGCGCGACGACCGCCTGGGCGGCCTGCTGCGCTACGGCATCCCCGAGTTCAAGATGGAGAAGAAGGTCCTGGACCGGCGGCTGGCACAGCTGCGGGCCGAGGGCACCCGCTTCGTCACCAACACCGAGGTCGGCGTCGACCTGACCGTCGAGCAGCTGCGTGCCGAGTTCGACGCGGTGGTCCTGGCCGTCGGCGCCCTCCGGGGCCGCGACGCGGCGGATATCCCGGGCCGCCACCTGGCCGGGGTGCACCTGGCGATGGAACACCTGGTGCCCGCCAACAAGTTCTGCGAGGGCGACGGCCCGACCACGATCGACGCCGCGGGCAAGCACGTGGTGATCATCGGCGGCGGCGACACCGCGGCGGACTGCCTGGGCACCGCCCACCGCCAGGGCGCGGCGGGTGTGCTCCAGCTGGACCAGTACCCCATGCCGCCGTCGGTGCGCGACGACGAGCGCTCCCCGTGGCCGGTGTGGCCGGTCATCCTGCACACCTACCCGGCCCACGACGAGGGCGGCGAGCGCAAGTTCGCGGTCGCCGTCGAGGAGTTCGTCGACAACGGCGAAGGCCAGGTCCGCGCGGTGCGCCTGCGCAAGGTGCGCGTCGAGAAGACCCCGGACGGCCGCCGCTCGGTCATCCCGGTCTCCGACGAGGTCGAGGAGCTGCCCTGCGACCTGGCCCTGCTGGCCATCGGCTTCGAGGGCGTGGAGCACATGCCCCTGCTGCCGGGTCTGGGCATCGAGCTGAACAAGCGCGGCACCATCAGCTGCGGCACCGACTGGCAGACCGACGCCCCGGGCGTCTTCGTCTGCGGCGACGCCCACCGCGGCGCCTCGCTCGTGGTGTGGGCCATCGCGGAGGGCCGTTCGGCGGCACACGCGGTGGACACCTACCTCACCGGCGCGTCCTCGCTGCCGTCGCCGGTGCGCCCCAACGCGATCCCGCTGGCGGTCCGCTGA
- a CDS encoding DUF2461 domain-containing protein, with product MEFSGFGEYAVDFYDGLIADNSKSYWTDHKATYESDVKAPMVALLAELEPEFGAGKVFRPYRDVRFSKDKRPYKDHCGGVVEQGRGGGAWYVQVGADGLMVGGGSFAMAPDQLARYRTAVLDDRRGGALAKILATLVKAGWEVHGDVMKTRPRGVDPEHPRVELLRHRSVYAAKRWAPDDALHGPECLERVRLGWRQLTKFNEWCADHVGVSDQWRR from the coding sequence ATGGAGTTCTCAGGCTTCGGGGAGTACGCCGTCGACTTCTACGACGGGCTGATCGCGGACAACTCCAAGTCCTACTGGACCGACCACAAGGCCACGTACGAGAGCGACGTCAAGGCGCCCATGGTCGCCCTGCTGGCCGAGCTGGAACCGGAGTTCGGGGCGGGCAAGGTGTTCCGGCCGTACCGGGACGTGCGGTTCAGCAAGGACAAACGGCCCTACAAGGACCACTGCGGCGGGGTGGTGGAGCAGGGGCGCGGCGGCGGGGCCTGGTACGTGCAGGTCGGCGCCGACGGGCTCATGGTCGGCGGCGGGTCCTTCGCCATGGCGCCCGACCAGCTCGCCCGGTACCGCACCGCCGTGCTCGACGACCGGCGCGGCGGGGCCCTGGCCAAGATCCTGGCCACGCTGGTGAAGGCGGGCTGGGAGGTCCACGGGGACGTCATGAAGACCCGGCCGCGCGGGGTCGATCCCGAGCACCCCAGGGTCGAGTTGTTGCGGCACCGGTCGGTCTACGCCGCCAAGCGGTGGGCCCCGGACGACGCGCTGCACGGGCCCGAGTGCCTGGAGCGCGTGCGGCTCGGCTGGCGGCAGCTGACCAAGTTCAACGAGTGGTGCGCCGACCATGTCGGGGTCAGCGACCAGTGGCGGCGCTGA